One Hordeum vulgare subsp. vulgare chromosome 4H, MorexV3_pseudomolecules_assembly, whole genome shotgun sequence DNA window includes the following coding sequences:
- the LOC123448436 gene encoding uncharacterized protein LOC123448436 isoform X3, whose translation MAGNSFSSMRDERSKAKGRCFHRVDSGHASKRCTDSLVGLTFSLEAFSGASTGPGEVCWRDTGEWLAGGNVFAIFCPFLLYFRVRKCIHEMSYCVM comes from the exons ATGGCAGGTAACTCCTTTTCATCAATGAGAGACGAGAGAAGCAAGGCCAAGGGAAG GTGTTTTCACCGAGTTGATTCAGGACATGCAAGTAAAAGGTGTACAG ATTCCTTGGTGGGGCTAACGTTCTCCTTGGAAGCATTCTCAGGTGCATCCACAGGACCTG GAGAAGTATGCTGGCGCGACACGGGTGAATGGCTAGCTGGAGGAAATGTATTTGCTATATTCTGTCCGTTTTTGCTATATTtccgtgtaaggaaatgtatccatgagatgagttattgtgttatgtaa